A stretch of DNA from Mycolicibacterium celeriflavum:
AGGCTCGGCGTGCTGCCCGGCGCGGACAACTCGCTCATCGACCGCAGCGACGAGCTGACCTGCTCCTGCATCTTGGCCTGTTCGAGCTGGGACAGCAGCTTGGTGCGCTCGCCGATCTTCTGCTGCAGCATCATCGCGTTCTGCTCGACGGCCTTCTTGGCCTGGCCGGCCGCGTTGAGCGCCTGATCGTGCAGGGCCTTGAGATCCTCCACGCTCTGTTCGGCGGTCACCAGCTGCGCCGCGAACGCTTCGGCGGCGTTGTTGTACTCGGTTGCCTTGGCGGCATCGCCCGAGGCAACGGCCTGATCGGCCAGCGTCAGCGCTTGCCGGACGTTGACCTGCAGCTTCTCGATGTCCGCGAGCTGGCGGTTGAGCCGCATCTCCAGCTGGCGCTGGTTCCCGATCACCTGGGCGGCCTGCTGCGTCAACGCCTGATGCTGGCGCTGGGCTTCCTCGATGGCCTGCTGGATCTGCACTTTCGGGTCGGCGTACTCGTCGACCTTGGAGCTGAACAGCGCCATGAGGTACTTCCACGCCTTGACGAAAGGATTGGCCATGTCAGTTCACTCCGCCTTCGTGTCGTTGTCTCGGACTCGCCGGCCCGGCTTACCGTGCTGCCCAATCTATCGGGTCAGCGCGCATCGCCACACCCACTCGGTGTCGGACCAGGGGTCAGGCGACCGCCATCGACACGACCTGCGGGATGACCACCTTGGTGGTGGCGTCGATGTTGGCCGCGCCGGCGAACGCGGCACGCTCCACGCGCTCCATCTCCAGACCGGCGTCGGAGAGCACTCGTGACAGCGGGATGTCGAGAGCGCCGCAGATCGCGCTGAGCAGTTCGCTCGAGGCTTCCTTGCGCCCGCGTTCGACCTCGGAGAGGTAACCCAGGCTGACCCGCGCAGTATCGGACACCTCCCGCAGGGTGCGTCCCTGGTCGACGCGGGCCCGACGCAGCACGTCGCCGATCACCTCGCGAAGCAATGCCGTCATCGTGCTCTCCCTCCGGAGTCAGTGAATAAGCCTCGTAAAGGGCAACGCTGCACGCGGGGCGGTTGGTTCCCGAATGGCGCAGATCACTGTCGTGCCGGCGTCGTCACCGATCAGCGGGCCGACCCTTGGAATCCTTGATCGCGGAAACGACGTAGTCGACGCCGGTGACCACCGTCAGGACCAGCGCCGCCCACATGATCACCCAGGCCGAAGACAGCCACGCACCGGACAGTGGCAGCACGAAGAGGCCGATCGCCACCGCCTGCACCAAGGTCTTGAGCTTGCCGCCCCGGCTGGCGGGTATCACCCCGAACCGCAACACGGCGAACCGCAACACGGTGATGCCGATCTCCCGGATCAGAATCACCGCGGTGATCCACCACGGGAGGTCGCCCAGTATCGAAAGCCCGATCAGCGCCGCACCGATGAGGGCCTTGTCGGCGATCGGATCGGCCAGTGTGCCGA
This window harbors:
- the clgR gene encoding transcriptional regulator ClgR, translating into MTALLREVIGDVLRRARVDQGRTLREVSDTARVSLGYLSEVERGRKEASSELLSAICGALDIPLSRVLSDAGLEMERVERAAFAGAANIDATTKVVIPQVVSMAVA
- the pgsA gene encoding CDP-diacylglycerol--glycerol-3-phosphate 3-phosphatidyltransferase; protein product: MSGPPHTDPLVPRARVANIANVLTGVRMALVPVFLVVIFVGDGHETFWRIVAFVVFSVAVITDRFDGALARSYGMVTEFGTLADPIADKALIGAALIGLSILGDLPWWITAVILIREIGITVLRFAVLRFGVIPASRGGKLKTLVQAVAIGLFVLPLSGAWLSSAWVIMWAALVLTVVTGVDYVVSAIKDSKGRPADR
- the pspA gene encoding phage shock protein PspA: MANPFVKAWKYLMALFSSKVDEYADPKVQIQQAIEEAQRQHQALTQQAAQVIGNQRQLEMRLNRQLADIEKLQVNVRQALTLADQAVASGDAAKATEYNNAAEAFAAQLVTAEQSVEDLKALHDQALNAAGQAKKAVEQNAMMLQQKIGERTKLLSQLEQAKMQEQVSSSLRSMSELSAPGSTPSLDEVRQKIERRYANAMGEAELAQNSVQGRMMEVQQASVQMAGHSRLEQIRASMRGEQLPAGGNAAARPATPAANPQQAAPENPLSQ